The proteins below are encoded in one region of Halichoerus grypus chromosome X, mHalGry1.hap1.1, whole genome shotgun sequence:
- the ARSF gene encoding arylsulfatase F isoform X1 yields the protein MKLRSLFIALPWICVLLNPCQSQEEHDDKPNIVLMMVDDLGIGDLGCFGNDTMRTPNIDRLAREGVQLNHHISAASMCTPSRAAFLTGRYPIRSGMVSSIVDRVIITLGAPAGLPHNETTFADLLKKEGYSTAVIGKWHQGLNCQSRHDQCHHPYHYGFDYFYGMPFTLIDPCWPDPSRDTELAIENKIWLCVQLVAIAALTLTLAKQSGLICLPWSLILSMILFIFLLGYFWFSGYTSPLYWDCLLMREHDITEQPMKAERAGSIMVKEAISFMERHREGPFLLVFSFLHVHVPLPTTTEFIGTSKHGLYGDNVQEMDSMVGKILNAIDDFGLRNHTLVYFTSDHGGHLEARVGHSQRGGWNGIYRGGKGMAGWEGGIRVPGLIRWPGRLPAGKVIEEPTSLMDVFPTLAAVSGGLVPQDRVIDGRNLMPLLQGEVQRSEHEFLFHYCGAFLHAVRWHPKDSEAVWKVHYVTPVFQPPGAQACFETTYCRCSGNLVTYHDPPLLFDITKDPSESTPLTRDTEPLFDVVIQTVANAVREHKKSILPVQQQLSELNYDNPRLKPCCGVFPFCLCDTEGSTSAVGA from the exons ATGAAGCTCAG GAGCCTCTTCATCGCTCTGCCTTGGATATGTGTACTCTTAAACCCATGCCAGTCCCAAGAGGAGCATGATGATAAGCCTAATATAGTCCTGATGATGGTTGATGACCTTGGGATTGGGGACCTGGGCTGCTTTGGCAATGACACAATGAG gACACCTAACATCGACCGCCTAGCCAGGGAAGGAGTGCAGCTGAATCACCACATCTCTGCAGCCTCCATGTGCACCCCAAGCCGGGCTGCCTTCCTCACGGGAAGATACCCCATCCGATCAG GAATGGTTTCTAGTATAGTGGACCGTGTCATCATCACACTTGGAGCCCCTGCTGGACTCCCTCATAACGAGACGACGTTTGCAGACTTACTGAAAAAGGAAGGGTATAGCACGGCAGTGATAG GCAAATGGCATCAAGGCTTAAACTGCCAGTCCCGACATGACCAGTGCCATCATCCATATCATTATGGGTTTGATTACTTCTATGGCATGCCATTCACTCTGATTGACCCCTGCTGGCCAGATCCCTCTCGTGACACAGAATTAGCCATCGAGAACAAAATCTGGCTTTGTGTGCAGCTGGTCGCCATTGCTGCACTCACTCTCACCTTGGCGAAACAGAGTGGTTTGATCTGTCTTCCCTGGTCCCTCATCCTCtctatgattctttttatttttctgctgggCTACTTTTGGTTCTCCGGTTACACATCTCCTCTGTACTGGGATTGCCTCCTAATGCGAGAGCACGACATCACCGAACAGCCCATGAAGGCAGAACGAGCTGGCTCCATCATGGTGAAGGAGGCGATTTCATTTATGGAAAG GCACCGTGAAGGACCTTTCCtccttgttttctcctttctgcatGTACACGTGCCGCTCCCCACGACGACTGAGTTCATCGGGACCAGCAAGCATGGTTTATATGGGGACAACGTGCAGGAGATGGACTCCATGGTGG gCAAGATTCTCAATGCCATCGATGATTTTGGTCTGAGGAACCACACGCTTGTCTACTTTACATCAGACCACGGTGGGCATTTGGAGGCACGGGTGGGCCATTCCCAGCGCGGCGGGTGGAATGGAATATACAGAG GTGGGAAAGGCATGGCCGGCTGGGAAGGTGGAATCCGCGTTCCGGGACTTATCCGCTGGCCGGGAAGATTGCCAGCTGGGAAAGTGATTGAGGAACCTACAAGTTTAATGGACGTGTTCCCCACGCTAGCGGCCGTGTCGGGAGGCTTGGTCCCTCAGGACAG GGTGATTGATGGCCGGAACCTCATGCCCTTGCTTCAGGGTGAAGTGCAGCGCTCGGAGCATGAATTCCTGTTCCATTACTGTGGCGCGTTTCTCCACGCTGTGCGCTGGCACCCCAAGGACA GTGAGGCAGTGTGGAAGGTTCATTATGTGACACCCGTATTCCAGCCACCGGGAGCTCAAGCCTGCTTCGAGACTACCTATTGCCGATGTTCGGGCAACCTGGTCACCTACCATGACCCTCCTCTGCTCTTTGACATCACCAAGGACCCCTCTGAGTCCACACCTCTGACGCGGGACACAGAGCCCTtgtttgatgtagtgatccaaacgGTGGCCAACGCTGTGAGGGAACACAAGAAAAGCATCCTTCCTGTCCAGCAACAGTTGTCGGAATTGAATTATGACAACCCGCGGCTGAAGCCTTGCTGTGGTGTGTTCCCGTTCTGTCTGTGTGACACGGAGGGGAGCACCTCAGCTGTGGGGGCATAA
- the ARSF gene encoding arylsulfatase F isoform X2, with the protein MCTPSRAAFLTGRYPIRSGMVSSIVDRVIITLGAPAGLPHNETTFADLLKKEGYSTAVIGKWHQGLNCQSRHDQCHHPYHYGFDYFYGMPFTLIDPCWPDPSRDTELAIENKIWLCVQLVAIAALTLTLAKQSGLICLPWSLILSMILFIFLLGYFWFSGYTSPLYWDCLLMREHDITEQPMKAERAGSIMVKEAISFMERHREGPFLLVFSFLHVHVPLPTTTEFIGTSKHGLYGDNVQEMDSMVGKILNAIDDFGLRNHTLVYFTSDHGGHLEARVGHSQRGGWNGIYRGGKGMAGWEGGIRVPGLIRWPGRLPAGKVIEEPTSLMDVFPTLAAVSGGLVPQDRVIDGRNLMPLLQGEVQRSEHEFLFHYCGAFLHAVRWHPKDSEAVWKVHYVTPVFQPPGAQACFETTYCRCSGNLVTYHDPPLLFDITKDPSESTPLTRDTEPLFDVVIQTVANAVREHKKSILPVQQQLSELNYDNPRLKPCCGVFPFCLCDTEGSTSAVGA; encoded by the exons ATGTGCACCCCAAGCCGGGCTGCCTTCCTCACGGGAAGATACCCCATCCGATCAG GAATGGTTTCTAGTATAGTGGACCGTGTCATCATCACACTTGGAGCCCCTGCTGGACTCCCTCATAACGAGACGACGTTTGCAGACTTACTGAAAAAGGAAGGGTATAGCACGGCAGTGATAG GCAAATGGCATCAAGGCTTAAACTGCCAGTCCCGACATGACCAGTGCCATCATCCATATCATTATGGGTTTGATTACTTCTATGGCATGCCATTCACTCTGATTGACCCCTGCTGGCCAGATCCCTCTCGTGACACAGAATTAGCCATCGAGAACAAAATCTGGCTTTGTGTGCAGCTGGTCGCCATTGCTGCACTCACTCTCACCTTGGCGAAACAGAGTGGTTTGATCTGTCTTCCCTGGTCCCTCATCCTCtctatgattctttttatttttctgctgggCTACTTTTGGTTCTCCGGTTACACATCTCCTCTGTACTGGGATTGCCTCCTAATGCGAGAGCACGACATCACCGAACAGCCCATGAAGGCAGAACGAGCTGGCTCCATCATGGTGAAGGAGGCGATTTCATTTATGGAAAG GCACCGTGAAGGACCTTTCCtccttgttttctcctttctgcatGTACACGTGCCGCTCCCCACGACGACTGAGTTCATCGGGACCAGCAAGCATGGTTTATATGGGGACAACGTGCAGGAGATGGACTCCATGGTGG gCAAGATTCTCAATGCCATCGATGATTTTGGTCTGAGGAACCACACGCTTGTCTACTTTACATCAGACCACGGTGGGCATTTGGAGGCACGGGTGGGCCATTCCCAGCGCGGCGGGTGGAATGGAATATACAGAG GTGGGAAAGGCATGGCCGGCTGGGAAGGTGGAATCCGCGTTCCGGGACTTATCCGCTGGCCGGGAAGATTGCCAGCTGGGAAAGTGATTGAGGAACCTACAAGTTTAATGGACGTGTTCCCCACGCTAGCGGCCGTGTCGGGAGGCTTGGTCCCTCAGGACAG GGTGATTGATGGCCGGAACCTCATGCCCTTGCTTCAGGGTGAAGTGCAGCGCTCGGAGCATGAATTCCTGTTCCATTACTGTGGCGCGTTTCTCCACGCTGTGCGCTGGCACCCCAAGGACA GTGAGGCAGTGTGGAAGGTTCATTATGTGACACCCGTATTCCAGCCACCGGGAGCTCAAGCCTGCTTCGAGACTACCTATTGCCGATGTTCGGGCAACCTGGTCACCTACCATGACCCTCCTCTGCTCTTTGACATCACCAAGGACCCCTCTGAGTCCACACCTCTGACGCGGGACACAGAGCCCTtgtttgatgtagtgatccaaacgGTGGCCAACGCTGTGAGGGAACACAAGAAAAGCATCCTTCCTGTCCAGCAACAGTTGTCGGAATTGAATTATGACAACCCGCGGCTGAAGCCTTGCTGTGGTGTGTTCCCGTTCTGTCTGTGTGACACGGAGGGGAGCACCTCAGCTGTGGGGGCATAA